The Lycium ferocissimum isolate CSIRO_LF1 chromosome 1, AGI_CSIRO_Lferr_CH_V1, whole genome shotgun sequence genome includes a region encoding these proteins:
- the LOC132065626 gene encoding uncharacterized protein LOC132065626, which produces MCEYHGTHGHRTEDCHQLREEVARLLKNDHLHELLSDRAKGHYKGRENNKQVEPVEPQHVINMIIKGTEMPRGPMMKRTKVSTVREKRTRDYVAEGSISFNDEDAKGIIQPYNDALVISILTFKSQVKHFLIDPSSSANIIRW; this is translated from the coding sequence ATGTGTGAGTATCATGGAACTCATGGTCATAGGACCGAAGACTGTCACCAATTGAGAGAGGAGGTGGCTCGGTTGTTAAAAAACGATCACCTTCACGAATTATTGAGTGACCGAGCCAAAGGACACTACAAAGGCAGGGAAAATAATAAACAGGTCGAGCCTGTGGAGCCTCAACACgtgatcaatatgataatcaaagGAACGGAAATGCCACGAGGCCCGATGATGAAGAGGACAAAGGTTTCAACTGTTCGAGAAAAACGAACCAGGGATTATGTAGCCGAAGGATCTATTTCCTTCAACGATGAGGATGCAAAAGGCATCATTCAGCCATACAACGATgctttggtaatttctattctaacttttaaatctcaagttaaacatttttTGATTGATCCAAGTAGTTCAGCCAATATTATCCGATGGTGA